One genomic window of Clostridioides sp. ES-S-0054-01 includes the following:
- a CDS encoding 4Fe-4S dicluster domain-containing protein — protein sequence MITISHITAKNMYKSLEERINKFPQGAPPSDTLYKILNVLYTEQEAKLVAQLPIKPFRVKTAAKIWSVSESEAYRVLDKLASKALILDIEDKKGKKYIMPPPMAGFFEFAMMRTRHDIDQKLLAELYYQYMNVEEDFIKDLFYSTETKLGRVYVQEEVLTNDNEVSILDYERATHIIDEATHIGVSMCYCRHRMQHVGKACDAPMDICMTFDNVANSLINNKFARRIDKIECKELLHQAYEHNLVQCGENVRKGVTFICNCCGCCCEALVSAKRFGNLHPVQTTSFIPNINHESCVKCGKCISACPIDAISKVKENDKEYIKIDEDRCLGCGVCVRNCHKNSIMLLKRDEKIITPANSVHRAVLMAIEKGQLQNLIFDNNALASHRAMGAILSAILKLEPAKKVLASKQLKSVYLDKLLSMNDK from the coding sequence GTGATTACTATTTCTCATATAACTGCTAAGAACATGTATAAAAGTTTAGAGGAAAGAATAAATAAGTTTCCACAAGGTGCTCCACCATCAGATACATTATACAAAATACTAAATGTACTATATACAGAACAAGAGGCAAAATTAGTGGCTCAGCTACCAATAAAGCCTTTTAGAGTAAAAACAGCAGCTAAAATTTGGAGTGTAAGTGAAAGTGAAGCATATAGAGTATTGGATAAACTTGCCAGTAAGGCTCTAATACTAGATATAGAAGATAAAAAAGGTAAGAAATATATAATGCCTCCCCCAATGGCTGGCTTTTTTGAGTTTGCCATGATGAGAACAAGACATGATATAGACCAAAAACTTTTAGCAGAACTTTACTATCAATATATGAATGTAGAAGAAGATTTTATCAAAGATTTATTTTATTCAACGGAAACAAAGCTTGGAAGAGTGTATGTTCAAGAGGAAGTTTTGACTAATGATAATGAAGTTAGCATTTTAGATTACGAAAGAGCTACTCATATAATTGATGAAGCAACTCATATAGGTGTAAGTATGTGTTATTGTAGACATAGAATGCAACATGTTGGAAAAGCTTGTGATGCTCCTATGGATATATGTATGACATTTGACAATGTAGCAAATTCTTTAATAAATAATAAATTTGCAAGACGTATAGATAAAATAGAATGTAAAGAACTACTTCATCAAGCATATGAGCATAATTTAGTTCAATGTGGAGAAAATGTTAGAAAAGGAGTTACATTTATATGTAATTGTTGTGGATGTTGTTGTGAGGCATTAGTATCAGCTAAAAGATTTGGAAATCTTCATCCAGTACAGACAACCAGCTTTATACCAAATATAAACCATGAAAGTTGTGTAAAATGTGGTAAATGTATATCTGCATGTCCAATAGATGCGATAAGCAAGGTCAAGGAAAATGATAAAGAATATATAAAAATTGATGAGGATAGGTGCCTAGGCTGTGGAGTTTGCGTTAGAAATTGCCATAAAAATAGTATTATGTTATTAAAAAGAGATGAAAAGATAATAACTCCAGCAAACTCAGTACATAGAGCAGTTCTAATGGCAATTGAAAAAGGGCAATTACAAAATCTAATTTTTGATAATAATGCCCTAGCAAGTCATAGAGCTATGGGAGCTATACTATCAGCTATATTAAAGCTTGAACCAGCTAAAAAGGTTTTAGCTAGCAAACAATTAAAGTCAGTATATTTAGATAAATTATTAAGTATGAATGATAAATAG
- a CDS encoding serine hydrolase — protein MFKQKLSRLLSSTLVLSMLFTTAPNITFADSSTKDNSEKYQSSDIKLNDYSKNSESYPKTKALAKEKIKTLLSKYGVENAQYALIDNGKIEISGNGGVYSRQDNKNLTKDNMYNIASISKLFTTTAVMKLVEEGKVKLDTPVVNYIPEFKMADDRYKEITPRMLLNHSSGLMGSSYKNAILLEDNDTYNHDNFLDELKKQRLKAKPGAFSVYCNDGFTLAEILVEKVSGMTFTNFIDKYINNPLNLQNTKTPENSFDNSKLAKAYVPYFEDAVPRDNLNTIGAGGLYSSAENLCTFAQTFMRKSNGILSPSSVKAMENKEYLNGLWPEGEDSILGYGLGWDSVNTYPFNQYNLKALTKGGDSLLFHSNLTVLPDENMAVAVISSGGVSTHNEVIGQEILLSALKEKGRIKEIKPDKTFSKPQQVKMPSYLKENSGLYASSSILKVDVNDNGTLTISSPYVENGPEDKYVYIGQDRFLSEKGNSCLKFVKEKNNITYLHLSSYDNLPGLGQTASINYAAQKLDSNNISDTVKESWKKRNGKGYYLIDEKYSSQSYMFGSVKASFYIHDSTPGYLVNTKIVDENNSNAFIEIPGSIGRDLGDIKIYKENDTEYLTFATQTYVSEDSITNLPSENSFTFQIDSKGYAKWYKIGDDIANKKIEVNLPQNSSFAVYDAKGVPVNYSLVTKNNRVRLPKGGVIVFLGSPNARFEVMYQDEVNASTLTGTDRYETSIKISQAGWENAENAVLINDSAIADALAATPLAYKKNAPILLTGSSQINEKTLAELKRLKVKNVYVIGGEASVNEKSLDTIKSNNISVSRISGNDRYQTSMNIAKELDSISNISKISVVNGEKGLADAVSIGAVSAQNDMPIILTNENSNIAEINNLFKNKKIDKSYVIGGEYTVSKNIESKLQNPQRISGSTRNETNAKVIKEFYKDSKIDNLYVAKNGINKQDDLIDGLSVGVLAGRTKSPVILVGNLLDYNQKELFKTMRFKTVTQIGGNGNENSFKQIKEIA, from the coding sequence ATGTTTAAGCAAAAACTCTCTAGGTTATTATCTAGCACATTGGTACTTAGTATGTTATTTACTACTGCTCCAAATATTACTTTTGCTGATAGTAGTACAAAAGATAACTCCGAGAAATATCAAAGTTCTGATATAAAGCTAAATGATTACAGCAAAAATTCAGAATCTTATCCAAAAACTAAAGCTCTTGCTAAAGAAAAAATTAAAACTTTATTATCTAAATACGGAGTTGAAAATGCTCAATATGCTTTGATTGATAATGGTAAAATTGAGATTTCTGGTAATGGTGGAGTCTACAGTAGACAAGATAACAAAAATTTAACTAAGGATAACATGTATAATATTGCATCTATCAGTAAACTGTTTACTACTACTGCTGTTATGAAGTTAGTAGAAGAGGGAAAAGTAAAATTAGATACTCCTGTTGTAAATTATATCCCTGAATTTAAAATGGCAGATGATAGATATAAAGAAATAACTCCAAGAATGTTGTTAAATCACTCATCAGGATTAATGGGAAGTAGTTATAAAAACGCCATTTTATTAGAAGATAATGACACTTATAATCATGATAATTTCCTAGATGAACTAAAGAAACAAAGATTAAAAGCTAAGCCAGGGGCTTTTTCTGTTTATTGTAATGATGGATTTACATTAGCTGAAATTTTAGTAGAAAAAGTATCTGGCATGACATTTACTAACTTTATTGACAAGTACATAAATAATCCACTTAACTTACAAAATACAAAAACTCCAGAAAATAGTTTTGATAATTCAAAGCTTGCAAAAGCCTATGTACCTTATTTTGAAGATGCCGTACCACGAGATAACTTAAATACTATAGGTGCAGGTGGTTTATATTCAAGTGCAGAAAATCTATGTACATTTGCACAAACATTTATGAGAAAATCAAATGGAATTCTTTCCCCTTCTTCAGTAAAAGCCATGGAAAACAAAGAATACTTAAATGGTCTATGGCCTGAAGGTGAAGATTCTATTCTAGGATATGGTTTAGGATGGGACTCAGTCAATACTTATCCATTTAATCAATATAATTTAAAAGCACTTACAAAAGGTGGAGATTCTTTACTATTCCACAGCAATCTTACGGTACTCCCAGATGAAAATATGGCAGTTGCAGTTATTTCTTCTGGTGGAGTTAGTACACATAATGAAGTAATTGGACAAGAAATTTTACTATCTGCATTAAAAGAAAAGGGTAGAATTAAGGAAATAAAACCAGATAAAACATTTAGTAAACCTCAACAAGTTAAAATGCCAAGCTATTTAAAGGAAAATAGCGGTCTTTATGCTTCTTCAAGCATACTAAAAGTTGATGTTAATGATAATGGCACTTTAACAATATCTTCTCCTTATGTAGAAAATGGACCTGAAGATAAATACGTATATATAGGACAGGATAGATTTTTATCTGAAAAAGGTAATAGTTGCCTGAAATTTGTAAAAGAAAAAAATAATATTACATATTTACACCTAAGCTCTTATGATAATCTGCCTGGATTAGGTCAAACTGCAAGTATAAATTATGCAGCCCAAAAACTAGATTCTAACAATATATCAGATACTGTTAAAGAAAGCTGGAAAAAAAGGAATGGTAAGGGCTATTATCTAATAGATGAAAAGTATTCTTCACAGAGCTATATGTTTGGTTCTGTAAAAGCATCTTTTTATATCCATGATAGTACTCCAGGTTACTTAGTTAATACTAAAATAGTAGATGAGAACAATTCAAATGCTTTTATAGAAATCCCTGGTTCAATAGGTCGTGATTTAGGTGATATTAAAATATATAAGGAAAATGATACAGAATACTTAACTTTTGCTACACAAACATATGTAAGTGAAGATTCTATTACTAATTTACCATCAGAAAACTCTTTTACATTCCAAATAGATTCAAAAGGTTATGCAAAATGGTATAAAATCGGTGATGATATAGCAAATAAAAAAATAGAAGTTAATCTTCCTCAAAATTCATCTTTTGCTGTTTATGATGCTAAAGGAGTTCCTGTAAACTACTCTTTAGTTACAAAGAACAATAGAGTTAGATTGCCAAAAGGAGGCGTAATTGTTTTCTTAGGAAGCCCAAATGCTAGATTTGAAGTTATGTATCAAGATGAAGTAAATGCAAGTACACTTACAGGAACTGATAGATATGAAACTTCTATTAAGATAAGTCAAGCAGGTTGGGAAAATGCTGAAAATGCAGTTTTAATAAACGACTCAGCAATTGCAGATGCTTTAGCCGCAACACCACTTGCATATAAGAAAAATGCGCCTATATTATTAACTGGAAGCTCTCAAATAAATGAAAAAACTTTAGCTGAATTAAAGAGATTAAAAGTTAAAAATGTATATGTAATTGGTGGAGAAGCTTCTGTAAATGAAAAATCCCTAGATACTATAAAGTCAAATAATATTTCTGTATCTAGAATTTCAGGAAACGATAGATATCAAACTTCTATGAATATTGCTAAAGAATTGGACAGTATTAGTAATATATCAAAGATTTCAGTAGTTAATGGTGAAAAAGGATTAGCCGATGCAGTAAGCATTGGAGCTGTATCAGCTCAAAATGATATGCCTATAATACTTACTAATGAAAATAGCAATATAGCTGAAATAAATAACTTATTTAAAAACAAAAAAATCGATAAATCTTATGTGATTGGTGGAGAATACACAGTTTCTAAAAATATAGAAAGTAAACTTCAAAACCCACAAAGAATATCAGGTAGTACTAGAAATGAAACTAATGCAAAGGTAATAAAAGAATTTTATAAAGATTCTAAGATAGACAACCTATATGTTGCTAAAAATGGAATCAATAAACAAGATGATTTAATAGATGGGTTATCTGTTGGAGTTTTAGCTGGAAGAACTAAGTCTCCTGTAATATTAGTAGGAAACTTACTAGATTATAATCAAAAAGAACTATTTAAAACTATGAGATTTAAAACTGTAACACAGATTGGTGGAAATGGAAATGAGAATTCATTTAAGCAAATAAAGGAAATAGCTTAA
- a CDS encoding rhodanese-like domain-containing protein: MYKNINKNQLKEMMKNEKDILLLDVRTKDEFREYKIENAINISLQELINNIDEIYEYKDKKVVVYCRSGHRSVTACNLLAEEGFEHLYNLNSGIIDYMN; this comes from the coding sequence ATGTACAAGAATATAAATAAGAATCAACTTAAAGAAATGATGAAAAATGAAAAGGATATTTTGTTATTGGATGTAAGAACTAAAGATGAATTTAGGGAATATAAAATAGAAAATGCTATAAATATATCTTTACAAGAGTTAATCAACAATATAGATGAAATTTATGAATATAAAGATAAGAAAGTAGTAGTTTATTGCAGAAGTGGTCATAGAAGTGTTACTGCATGTAATTTATTGGCAGAAGAAGGTTTTGAGCATTTATATAATTTAAACTCAGGAATAATTGATTACATGAATTAA